The following DNA comes from Mycobacteroides immunogenum.
CGGATGCGACTGGGGCTTTATCCTTTCCGCCGCCGCACCAGAGAGACGACGATGACCCCGTTCTCGGTGCTGCAGCACCTTCCACTGCCTACTGGTCCGGTAGAACGTCCCGACTGCAGGTGAACACTGCGCGGGCTTGCGGCCGAGAAAAATTGGGCAACAGGTGAAAACGGCGTCAGGGGAGCCGGTGGCACCTTGGGCTCAGACCTTCACTCCAATGGCTCGGGCGTGAATGTGAGGTCGACCCCGCTTACGGTCATCGTTACCTGACCTTCGATCACCATCACCTGTGCTGAGACCCGTCGAGCGACAGTCTGGGCCAGTTGCTGCACTGCTGCATGCGGTATCTGCACTACCGACAGGTTCGACAGCCCCGCCACTTTGGGGCCGACGGTGCGCCACCAGGTGGTCACGCCGGCGGCGAATGGGAAGAGCAGCACCCGATCGGCCTGGCTGGCCGCTTTGCCCAATGCGCGTTCATCGGGCTGGCCGACGTTGATCCATTCCTGGATCCGGCCGGTGTAGTCAACTAGCCGCAAGTCCGGCACACCAGGAGTGGACAGGCCTGGCCCGAACTCCAACTCCCCGTCGACGTCGCTGAGTCTGTGTGCACGGAGTCCAAAAGCCAACAACCGCACCACCATCCGCTCATCGGTCTCACTGGGATGACGGGCCACGGTCAGTGCGTGATCGGCGTAGTAACCGTGATCGATATCGGAGACGCCAAGTTCGACTTTGAAGACTGTTGCAGAAAGGGCCACGTCATAGTGTCCACCCAAGTGGTGCCCACCGAGCAGTCGGGCTACATTCAGTGGTCAGGCCGCCGAGCCAGACGTCAGTTCGAGTCGCCACCCAGGCACGCAGCAACCTCTCGATACAAACGTGCGGAATTCATCAGAAGTGGCAGGGGAGAGCGGCCCCTCCTAGACCTACGCGCAACCCTCTACCGCAGGGGCGCGTAGATTCTTTGAGAACAATCCGAGCATCTAACGCAGCATTCAACGAAGGTCATCATGTCCGAGGATCAGAACACAGACGTTCCACCGAATCACCTCTCCATCGATCCGCGTAGCGCCTTCTATAGCGAAGAGGTGCTTCGCCGCGACGTGGGTATTCGCTTTAATGGTGTCGAGAAAACCAATGTTCACGAATACAACGTGGCCGAGGGTTGGGTGCGTGTTGAAGTCCCCACCGCGAAGGATCGCCGCGGAAATCCGATGGTCGTCAAGCTCAGTGGCACGGTGGAACCTTTTTTCCGCTGAGCAAAATGCGGACGCCCCGGGATTTCTGGCGCGGCTGTCAACCGGCCTCGGCGGTCGGCTCGTGACTCGAGCGGCAGCGCGCACGTTACAACGACTATCTGCGATTCAATTG
Coding sequences within:
- a CDS encoding YaeQ family protein; translation: MALSATVFKVELGVSDIDHGYYADHALTVARHPSETDERMVVRLLAFGLRAHRLSDVDGELEFGPGLSTPGVPDLRLVDYTGRIQEWINVGQPDERALGKAASQADRVLLFPFAAGVTTWWRTVGPKVAGLSNLSVVQIPHAAVQQLAQTVARRVSAQVMVIEGQVTMTVSGVDLTFTPEPLE
- a CDS encoding DUF3297 family protein, translating into MSEDQNTDVPPNHLSIDPRSAFYSEEVLRRDVGIRFNGVEKTNVHEYNVAEGWVRVEVPTAKDRRGNPMVVKLSGTVEPFFR